The proteins below are encoded in one region of Prosthecobacter dejongeii:
- a CDS encoding hybrid sensor histidine kinase/response regulator, giving the protein MNSLRLRFLLPLVLFGFLPAIGAARLMGHSLEWFFGMEGVLLGGGVLLAAYLLSGWVLKPIVAVMNATSSVLRGVPPTKEVAQWLPADFWKLRCDINMLFAKHRQSLNAAETHACQSAQRLLNAERLLREAFTALQGIFAASDEGVAVVDAQGTIIASNQKLDEFLGRPLEEAGSRDVNALLKAMAGRFAEEEKMTQWLNQGLQDPAFQDQVEADLAGKDGRNFSVRTAPMTTDTGEVIGRLWMVRDCSQMRGLQRQLRESQKLGTLGQLAGGIAHDFNNMLTAIRGNLTLAELQPASNQTEVRAKLQCANQATQRAADLVKSLLGYSRRSAGQSLRKVTNVKKLLAEVQTLLKHSVDPRVEIRVRAGMDASFVVSDATQLEQVILNLCLNARDALPEDRGIIEIGIENVTHRNPAGDQAPADFAMIVVRDNGHGIPEEARGRVFEPFYTTKSDGKGTGLGLSMAQDIVREHGGWIEFDSIVGQGTEFRIFLPRTADPENVEEEPLVEAQVSNSLAGQRGNILVVDDEAPVRSIAVNMLTFLGYRVLEASDGQQALDILFRSGERVDVMLLDIYMPKLSGRDTFKQLRAAGHDVPVVVCSGFVIDPDEFVALGEGRNPPVDIMLKPYSLDGLSKSMAKAIKNAPSPEQFARELNPVMSA; this is encoded by the coding sequence ATGAACTCACTCCGACTCCGATTTCTACTCCCGCTAGTGCTCTTCGGCTTCTTACCGGCCATCGGCGCGGCACGTCTCATGGGCCACTCGCTGGAGTGGTTCTTTGGCATGGAAGGAGTGCTGCTGGGTGGGGGCGTTCTCCTGGCCGCCTATCTTTTGAGTGGCTGGGTGCTGAAACCCATCGTCGCTGTGATGAATGCCACCTCCTCCGTGCTGCGCGGGGTGCCCCCGACAAAGGAAGTGGCGCAGTGGCTGCCAGCAGATTTTTGGAAACTGCGCTGTGACATCAACATGCTGTTTGCCAAACACCGCCAGTCCCTGAACGCGGCGGAAACCCACGCCTGCCAGAGCGCCCAGCGCCTGCTGAATGCGGAGCGCCTGCTGAGGGAGGCCTTCACCGCGCTGCAAGGCATCTTTGCCGCGAGCGATGAGGGCGTGGCCGTGGTGGATGCCCAGGGGACGATCATCGCCTCTAACCAAAAGTTGGATGAATTTCTAGGCAGGCCTTTGGAAGAAGCCGGTAGCCGGGATGTGAATGCTCTGCTCAAAGCCATGGCGGGCCGTTTTGCGGAAGAGGAGAAGATGACCCAGTGGCTGAACCAGGGACTCCAGGACCCCGCGTTTCAAGATCAGGTAGAGGCCGACCTAGCGGGCAAAGACGGGCGCAACTTCAGCGTCCGCACGGCTCCCATGACGACCGATACGGGGGAGGTCATTGGCCGCCTGTGGATGGTGCGAGATTGCAGCCAGATGCGCGGCCTGCAGCGGCAATTGCGCGAATCCCAAAAGCTGGGCACCCTGGGCCAACTGGCAGGCGGCATCGCCCATGACTTTAACAACATGCTCACCGCCATCCGTGGCAACCTGACGCTGGCTGAGCTGCAACCTGCCTCCAACCAAACGGAGGTGCGGGCCAAGCTGCAATGTGCCAATCAGGCCACCCAGCGTGCGGCAGATCTGGTGAAAAGCCTCCTGGGCTACTCCCGCCGCAGTGCAGGCCAGAGCCTGCGCAAGGTGACGAACGTGAAGAAGCTGCTGGCCGAGGTGCAAACCCTGCTGAAGCACAGTGTGGACCCTCGGGTGGAGATCCGTGTGCGAGCTGGCATGGACGCCTCCTTTGTCGTGTCAGATGCGACCCAGCTAGAGCAGGTCATCCTGAACCTCTGTCTCAATGCCCGCGATGCGCTGCCAGAGGACCGTGGCATCATCGAGATCGGCATTGAAAATGTGACGCATCGTAATCCAGCAGGGGATCAAGCCCCGGCAGACTTTGCCATGATCGTGGTGCGGGACAATGGCCACGGCATCCCGGAAGAAGCGCGGGGAAGGGTGTTTGAGCCTTTTTACACCACCAAGTCAGATGGCAAGGGCACCGGCCTAGGCCTCAGCATGGCGCAGGACATCGTGCGTGAGCACGGCGGCTGGATCGAGTTTGACAGCATCGTCGGTCAGGGCACGGAGTTCCGCATCTTCCTGCCGCGCACGGCAGACCCTGAAAATGTGGAGGAAGAACCCCTGGTGGAAGCCCAGGTCAGCAACAGCCTGGCAGGCCAGCGCGGTAACATCCTGGTGGTGGATGATGAGGCACCCGTGCGCTCCATCGCAGTCAATATGCTGACCTTCCTGGGCTACCGCGTGCTGGAGGCCAGCGATGGCCAGCAGGCGCTGGACATCCTCTTCCGCAGCGGTGAGCGCGTGGACGTGATGCTGCTGGACATCTACATGCCGAAGCTGAGCGGACGAGATACTTTCAAACAACTGCGTGCTGCGGGCCATGATGTGCCCGTGGTGGTGTGCAGCGGTTTTGTCATTGATCCGGATGAATTCGTGGCCTTGGGCGAGGGGCGCAACCCACCCGTGGACATCATGCTGAAACCTTACTCTCTCGACGGGTTGAGCAAATCCATGGCCAAGGCCATCAAGAACGCCCCTTCGCCGGAGCAGTTCGCCCGAGAGCTGAATCCGGTGATGTCGGCGTAA
- a CDS encoding RNA polymerase sigma factor, whose amino-acid sequence MSLRPASTVRASFPVTAWTQVVMAREGDDAASKTALEELCKGYWPAIYTYLRALGCDREEALDETQEFMTHFIQGGGLHNVSPERGRLRSYLRQSLRNHLTTVRRDAARQKRGGGKTFVSMDDVEVFDVPSQPDAADQWFDRRWAWAVVKRSMDRLEARYLKRNRTAVFETLKEGLICPELLKPYAELGQTLQMTENQVKLEVHRARRRFAEELRTEVAATLAPESDADEELRYLMSVLCFE is encoded by the coding sequence ATGTCTTTGCGCCCTGCCTCCACCGTTCGCGCTTCGTTCCCGGTCACAGCCTGGACGCAGGTGGTGATGGCCCGTGAGGGCGATGATGCGGCCTCCAAGACCGCGCTGGAAGAGCTTTGCAAAGGCTACTGGCCAGCGATCTACACTTACCTGCGTGCCCTGGGGTGCGACCGCGAAGAGGCCCTGGATGAGACTCAGGAATTCATGACCCACTTCATTCAGGGCGGCGGCTTGCACAATGTCTCCCCGGAGCGTGGGCGGCTGCGCAGTTACCTGCGCCAGTCTTTGCGCAATCACCTCACCACCGTGCGCCGGGATGCAGCGCGGCAGAAGCGGGGCGGCGGGAAAACCTTTGTCTCCATGGATGATGTGGAGGTCTTTGACGTGCCTAGCCAGCCGGATGCGGCGGATCAGTGGTTTGACCGCCGCTGGGCCTGGGCGGTGGTGAAGCGGTCCATGGATCGCCTAGAGGCCCGCTACCTGAAGCGGAACCGCACGGCGGTGTTTGAGACTTTGAAAGAGGGCCTCATCTGCCCCGAGTTGCTCAAACCCTACGCGGAACTGGGCCAGACGCTGCAGATGACGGAGAACCAGGTGAAGCTGGAAGTCCACCGCGCGCGCCGCCGTTTTGCCGAAGAACTGCGCACAGAAGTGGCGGCTACCCTGGCCCCGGAATCTGATGCGGATGAAGAACTGCGCTACCTGATGAGTGTTCTGTGCTTTGAGTGA
- a CDS encoding bifunctional serine/threonine-protein kinase/formylglycine-generating enzyme family protein — protein sequence MIACPRCGKELAPKMMVGGICPACVARTMQRDLFANMDAEIEEKEPLSLNVQGYEIQELIGGGGMGEVYRAVLTARGKVVAMKVVSGRLTRDPEVTARFEAEVAALGQLSHHHVVRVLDHGETANGRHFLVMEYVDGCDLRRLLRAQRLELERALDIFLKVCAGVSHAHQRGLVHRDIKPANILIGADGTVKVADFGLAKTLVENSTAYGFTQTRDTFGTPYYVAPEVTRSAGTADVRADIYALGVLLYELLTGSVPMGQFTPLSEKTGLDKKIDSIVCHALADDPQRRLSSVQEMASAVEKIATQHRLGHAKKARSRRVLAVAAAFLVLGLGGAAGAWIRDGRLTTSLRSRAEPRQATRTQPWENSLGMRFVPLPGSQLLFAQHETRVRDFTAYIRTRQAALPGWRAELPDSPASSDDGPSNWARPGFPQTPDHPVCGISQIEARFFCNWLTTQELAAGWLKENQAYRLPTDTEWSQAALLTQDPGPDAPATVPAPTTLLPVGNFAGPEARQYPLWPARLPTDAPEDPYACTAPVGRFPANALGLQDLSGNVAEWTETRLTPRPGRPANLYCLRGGSWATGSLVKMQPENRQATRRSRAQPDFGFRLVLDLDVKPQPPAALDPLTVEE from the coding sequence TTGATCGCCTGCCCCCGCTGTGGGAAGGAGCTGGCCCCCAAGATGATGGTGGGCGGCATTTGCCCTGCCTGTGTGGCGCGCACCATGCAGAGAGATCTCTTTGCCAACATGGATGCGGAGATTGAGGAAAAAGAACCTTTGTCTCTGAATGTGCAGGGGTATGAGATCCAGGAACTCATCGGCGGCGGTGGCATGGGGGAAGTCTATCGCGCTGTCCTCACCGCCCGGGGAAAAGTGGTGGCCATGAAAGTGGTGTCTGGCAGGCTGACCCGCGACCCCGAAGTGACGGCTCGTTTTGAGGCGGAAGTGGCCGCGCTGGGGCAGCTCAGCCACCACCATGTGGTGCGCGTGCTGGACCATGGAGAAACGGCGAATGGCCGCCACTTTCTGGTCATGGAGTATGTGGACGGGTGTGACCTCCGCCGCCTGCTGCGCGCCCAGCGGCTGGAGCTGGAGCGCGCGCTGGACATCTTTTTAAAAGTCTGCGCCGGCGTCTCCCATGCCCACCAGCGTGGGCTGGTGCACCGGGACATCAAGCCGGCGAACATCCTCATTGGTGCCGATGGCACGGTCAAGGTGGCGGACTTTGGCCTGGCTAAAACCCTGGTGGAAAACTCCACCGCCTATGGCTTCACTCAGACGCGGGACACCTTCGGCACGCCCTACTACGTGGCGCCAGAGGTCACCCGCAGTGCTGGCACGGCGGATGTGCGGGCAGACATTTATGCGCTCGGTGTGCTGCTGTATGAGCTGCTTACCGGGTCCGTCCCCATGGGCCAGTTCACCCCTCTTTCTGAAAAGACCGGGCTGGATAAAAAGATAGACAGCATCGTGTGCCATGCCCTGGCGGATGATCCCCAGCGCCGCCTTTCCTCCGTGCAGGAAATGGCCAGTGCCGTGGAAAAGATTGCCACGCAGCATCGCCTAGGTCATGCCAAAAAAGCCCGCAGCCGCCGCGTGCTTGCCGTGGCGGCCGCCTTTCTAGTCCTGGGCCTGGGAGGGGCAGCCGGGGCCTGGATCCGGGATGGACGCCTCACCACCAGTCTGCGCTCCCGGGCAGAACCCCGCCAGGCCACCCGCACCCAGCCCTGGGAAAATAGCCTGGGCATGCGCTTTGTCCCCCTGCCGGGCAGCCAGCTTCTCTTTGCCCAGCATGAAACCCGCGTGCGGGACTTCACCGCCTACATCCGCACCCGCCAGGCCGCCTTGCCTGGCTGGCGTGCGGAGCTGCCCGACTCCCCGGCCAGCTCAGATGACGGCCCCAGCAACTGGGCTCGGCCCGGCTTTCCGCAAACGCCAGACCACCCCGTGTGCGGCATCAGCCAGATCGAAGCGCGCTTTTTCTGCAACTGGCTCACCACGCAGGAACTGGCCGCTGGCTGGCTAAAGGAAAACCAGGCCTACCGCCTGCCCACGGATACCGAATGGAGCCAAGCCGCCCTCTTAACTCAGGACCCAGGCCCCGATGCACCCGCCACGGTCCCCGCGCCCACCACGCTCCTGCCCGTGGGCAACTTTGCTGGCCCGGAGGCCCGCCAATACCCGCTCTGGCCCGCCCGCCTGCCTACCGACGCGCCTGAGGACCCTTACGCCTGCACCGCCCCCGTGGGCCGCTTTCCGGCCAATGCCCTCGGCCTCCAGGACCTCTCTGGCAACGTGGCCGAATGGACCGAAACCAGGCTGACCCCTCGCCCCGGCCGCCCGGCAAATCTTTACTGCCTGCGCGGCGGCTCCTGGGCCACCGGGAGTCTGGTGAAAATGCAGCCTGAAAATAGGCAAGCCACCCGCCGCTCCCGCGCCCAGCCGGACTTTGGCTTTCGCTTGGTGCTGGACCTGGATGTGAAACCCCAACCCCCAGCGGCCCTGGATCCCCTGACGGTGGAGGAGTGA
- a CDS encoding M42 family metallopeptidase: MTAASKTFLFDLLSTPSPTGFEVRGQRKWAGYVGKFADRVESDAYGTAWATLDGKGKKPKKIMFEAHADEIGYMVKYISKEGFISVDRVGGSDVATARGRRVDILGDKGTVRGIIGNIAIHIREDRDNEKAPKVHELWIDIGARSAGEVSDAGIRVGHPAVYSDTVEEIGAHRLVGRALDNRIGGFIIAEVIAHLSQRKTRLPASVMAVNAVQEEIGGNGAKMAAHRLMPDVAIVLDVTHATDTPNVDVKKHGEVTLGGGPSLTHGSANHPEVVKRLMAVAEEKKMLIQHESSSRFTGTDTDVIFTQQHGIPSALVSLPLRYMHSVVEMADLRDVEQVIELLVGFAESVTDKDAFRVEL; the protein is encoded by the coding sequence ATGACCGCCGCCTCCAAGACCTTTCTTTTTGATCTCCTTTCCACGCCTAGCCCCACAGGCTTTGAAGTACGTGGCCAGCGTAAGTGGGCGGGGTATGTGGGTAAGTTTGCCGACCGGGTGGAGAGCGATGCTTATGGCACCGCCTGGGCCACACTGGATGGCAAGGGCAAGAAGCCGAAGAAGATCATGTTTGAAGCTCATGCAGATGAGATCGGTTACATGGTGAAGTACATCTCGAAGGAAGGCTTCATCAGCGTGGATCGTGTGGGCGGGAGTGATGTGGCCACAGCCCGCGGACGCCGCGTGGACATCTTGGGAGACAAAGGCACGGTGCGCGGCATCATTGGCAACATCGCCATTCACATCCGTGAAGATCGTGACAATGAAAAAGCGCCGAAGGTGCATGAGCTGTGGATTGACATCGGCGCACGCAGCGCGGGCGAGGTCAGCGATGCCGGCATCCGCGTAGGCCACCCGGCGGTGTATTCAGACACGGTGGAGGAGATCGGCGCGCATCGCCTGGTCGGCCGCGCTTTGGACAACCGCATCGGCGGATTCATCATTGCGGAGGTCATCGCGCACCTCAGTCAGCGCAAGACTCGTCTGCCCGCTTCCGTGATGGCGGTGAATGCCGTGCAGGAAGAGATCGGCGGCAATGGGGCAAAGATGGCCGCGCATCGCCTGATGCCGGATGTGGCCATCGTGCTGGATGTGACGCATGCCACAGACACTCCGAATGTGGATGTGAAAAAGCATGGCGAAGTGACCTTGGGCGGTGGCCCCAGCTTAACTCATGGCAGTGCCAATCATCCCGAGGTGGTAAAGCGGCTGATGGCTGTGGCCGAAGAAAAAAAGATGCTCATCCAGCATGAGTCTTCCTCCCGCTTTACGGGCACGGATACGGATGTCATTTTCACCCAGCAGCACGGCATCCCCAGTGCCCTCGTTTCCCTGCCACTGCGCTACATGCATAGCGTGGTGGAGATGGCAGACCTGCGGGATGTGGAGCAGGTGATTGAGCTTCTGGTGGGATTTGCCGAAAGCGTCACGGACAAAGATGCCTTCCGCGTGGAGCTCTAG